AATAACTGATTTATGTGACTATGTTATTGGTACTTCAATTGGAGGTATAATAGGTGCTGGACTCACTGTTTCAGAAAATAAATTAGAGCCGAAATTTACACCAGATGAGATTTTAAATTTACTTCAAAGTAGAGCGACTGAAATTTTTCCCGAAGACGCAAACTATCATCAACAAATTATTCTATCAACAACCTTGACTGGTATAGCTACTGTTAGTGCTACGGTTATAGCATTGAAATTCTTAGGTTTAGGTATGGTATCTACTGTAGGTGTTGCTGGTTTGATAGCTGCATCAGTTTTTTCAGCTACTTATAAAAATGTTAACGTATTGGATGGTTTTTTTGCACCTAAATATAGTAGAGATGGAATAGATAAATTACTTGATGAAAATTTTGGGGAGTTAAGATTCAGTGATACAATTATACCATTTACAACTGTTTCATTTTCTCTTGAACAAGATAACCCGAGAGTTTGGTCTACATTTAAAGCAGAAAAAACAATAAAAGATAATTTATTAATTAAAGATGCTTTAGGAGCTACGAGTGCAGCGCCAACTTTTTTCCCACATAAAGTGACAAACATTACAATAGAAGGTGGTAGAGAGGAAATATATTATGATGTTGATGGAGGTATTTTTGCTAATTCACCTGTAAATTTGGGATTAGCGGTTCTAAAAAAATATGCCTCTATTAATATTATTTCAAGAATTGAGAAAGAAGGAATAACAATTTTATCAATAGGTACTGGATATTTCAAAGGTACAGAACCATTTGTACCACCTACATCTTTTCAAGAAAGTATATTTGGTTATATATTTACAGGTTCATTAATAACCAAGGTTATGCAAGCAGCTGAAAGAGATAGCATAGTGCAAGCACGTTACGTATATAAAGCATTACGATTAGATCCAAAACTGGAACAAAACTTAATGCCAATGGATAAATCAAGCCCTGTGCATATAAAAAGTCTAAGTCGTGCTGCAGATGATTATATAGTTGAGCATAGTAAAATTATTGAAGGGTATGTAAAGTGTATGCTTGAGGATAATTCATGTGATGAATTAGTTACAGAAAGTACCCCAAATTATTCCTATGAACTTATATATTAATTTAATATGAGGTAAAACATGGACGACAAATATATACCAGAGATTACAAAAAGAAAAATGGCAGAACAATTGCACAATGAAGTTAATATGATGAAAAGAGCTGAGGAAGCAGCTATTTATGAAACAGATATCTTAGCTAAAAAATTAAAAGAAGAAGCTTCTTATATAAACCCAGAAGAAAAAGCAAAGCTGGATAAGTTATATGAAGAAATAGAAGATAAAAATAATCATACTGAACTCAGTTCAGAAGTAAAAGAGGCTTTAGCATCAATATTTAATGAGGGTGAGTAATTAATTGTCAATTACATATTTTTGCCAGACAAAAAAGTGTTGTGATGATTTATTGGCTAAATTAGAGGCAAGTTCCTTAGATTTTTTATTTATGTGGAAGATTAGGTATGTTTGCGAACAAATGGGAGAATTGTATTATCATAACAAAATTCTAAAACAGATAGCTACTCCTGTAGCTATTGCAGATTTAGGTGATATAGCACTATTTGCAACATATTTTAATTATACTGTGCCCGAGCTAAATAAAACTCCATATAAACTATATGATAATTTCAATAACTTTGAAGAAAAAATTGATATTGCAGCTAGGCTAGCGCATTTAGAAGGAATAAAGTATTTATGGGGAGATGATACAATAACTTTTTATGAAAAAAGTTTTAAAAATATACAAGAAAGATTATTATCAATGATAATATTCAAGGATTTAAATGCTTTC
This Candidatus Bandiella numerosa DNA region includes the following protein-coding sequences:
- a CDS encoding patatin-like phospholipase family protein, coding for MVYRVCSISGGGVRGIIPATIIKEMLNIAKNEGKEGKITDLCDYVIGTSIGGIIGAGLTVSENKLEPKFTPDEILNLLQSRATEIFPEDANYHQQIILSTTLTGIATVSATVIALKFLGLGMVSTVGVAGLIAASVFSATYKNVNVLDGFFAPKYSRDGIDKLLDENFGELRFSDTIIPFTTVSFSLEQDNPRVWSTFKAEKTIKDNLLIKDALGATSAAPTFFPHKVTNITIEGGREEIYYDVDGGIFANSPVNLGLAVLKKYASINIISRIEKEGITILSIGTGYFKGTEPFVPPTSFQESIFGYIFTGSLITKVMQAAERDSIVQARYVYKALRLDPKLEQNLMPMDKSSPVHIKSLSRAADDYIVEHSKIIEGYVKCMLEDNSCDELVTESTPNYSYELIY